GGGCGGCCTCGATCCGGTCCTCCTCGAGGGGGTGCGTCGCGAACCACCGCTCCAGCGGTCCGGGCGCGCGCTGGCGGAGCGCCGTGAGCGTCTCGAACATGGCCGCCATGCCGCCGGGGTCGTAGCCGGCCGCGGCGAGGTACTCGAGCCCGAGCCCGTCGGCCTCCTCCTCGTCGGACCGGGAGAACCGCGCGAGCGCGCTCTGCCCGACGAGTTCGGCCACGATCTGCCGGACCACGCCGGGGTCGTCGCCGAGGACGAGCCCGGCGACGAGCGACAGGCCGTAGGCCTTGACCATCCGCTCGGTCCCGTGGCGGGCCGCCCCGTGGGCGACTTCGTGGGCCACGACGCTCGCCAGCTCGTCCTGCGTCTCGGCCGCCGCGATGGTTCCGGCGTTGACGTAGACGTGGCCACCCGGGAGGGCGAACGCGTTGACGGCCGCGTCGTCGAGGACCGTGAACGTCCACTCGCGGTCGGCCAGCTCGGTCTGGGCGGCGAGGGCACCGCCGAGACGGTCGAGGTAGGCCTGCGCCGCCGCGTCCGGGAGCGGATCCGTCTGCGCCTCCACCTCGGCCGCCAGCTCGTCGCCGAGCGCCCACTCGTCGTCGAGCGAGACGAGGTTGACGTCGCCGCGGTTGACGCCCGAACAGGTGCAGCCCGGGACGACGGCGAAGGCGAGGACGAAGAGGAGGGCGCGCATGGGGTGACGGATGGGCCTCGCCTCTACGCGCTCGCGTTGCCAAGGCTTCCGCGGACCTGCCCGCCTCGGCGGCGTCCCCGAGGCGGGCGAAACCGGATCAGTTCCGGCGAGCCCAGGCGATCGCGACGCCGGCCGCGAGGGCCGCGCCGAGCGACGCCATCGGCCGCTGCTGGATCTGCGTCCACGCGCTCGACTTGAACACGTG
This sequence is a window from Rubrivirga marina. Protein-coding genes within it:
- a CDS encoding M48 family metallopeptidase; its protein translation is MRALLFVLAFAVVPGCTCSGVNRGDVNLVSLDDEWALGDELAAEVEAQTDPLPDAAAQAYLDRLGGALAAQTELADREWTFTVLDDAAVNAFALPGGHVYVNAGTIAAAETQDELASVVAHEVAHGAARHGTERMVKAYGLSLVAGLVLGDDPGVVRQIVAELVGQSALARFSRSDEEEADGLGLEYLAAAGYDPGGMAAMFETLTALRQRAPGPLERWFATHPLEEDRIEAARQAAEGVEASGPPATDPKAFDGIRQRVRAEVPAAVTS